The following proteins are co-located in the Halococcus saccharolyticus DSM 5350 genome:
- a CDS encoding helix-hairpin-helix domain-containing protein, producing the protein MEFESIPGVGPKTAERLAALDEPERALAAGDVAALAEAPGVTPGRAATIARAAIKAEHDDAGEFLATDRAREIYRDALALLQDRAVTDYAAKRLETLYPAASTSRIEEVREWATQAMEHDPDPEVLDALSGVEPLESPTGIRVRERCLATADAERHAAAEAAYPEISVEIVEDARGLADLATGYSTVIVLDESFAGIDIAGDVRVEPDALEKPAMVVPERLLAFFAENRDRLRAAAAVARAADLDTPCDLAVLDDALSRLDDEGSVVPDDELARLRQAVDDLDAAVSTGESVANDRLREAIEERDVTIEGSDLLSLVEQGAGVDSLLSRELEDEHAAAIEAAREHLVDALALDAGEAEIAAQAFPEEPTFPVEHDEAVVSRLREELTAARDRRATRLKRDLAADLADLREDCEELVHAALERDVELAVARFAREFDCTLPELGGSGVAIEAGRSPLLDVSFDAVEPIDYGVAGPTLLSGVNSGGKTSTLDLLALVTVLAHMGLPVPAERARVERYDSLHYQEKSQGTLDAGAFESTLREFAGLVSGTGRRLVLVDELESITEPGASARIIAGILEELAGGETTAVFVSHLAGEIREAAGFDIPVDGIEAVGLEGGELVVERSPKKGVLARSTPELIVEKLATRDGEAAGDVESFYERLLEKFE; encoded by the coding sequence ATGGAGTTCGAATCCATCCCCGGTGTCGGCCCGAAAACCGCCGAACGCCTCGCGGCGCTCGACGAGCCCGAACGCGCGCTCGCGGCGGGCGACGTGGCGGCGCTCGCCGAGGCTCCCGGCGTCACGCCGGGGCGTGCCGCGACCATCGCACGGGCGGCAATCAAGGCCGAACACGACGATGCCGGGGAGTTCCTCGCGACCGATCGCGCCCGCGAGATCTACCGCGACGCGCTTGCCCTCCTCCAGGACCGCGCGGTCACCGACTACGCCGCCAAGCGGCTCGAAACCCTCTATCCCGCGGCCAGCACGTCTCGGATCGAGGAGGTCCGCGAGTGGGCCACGCAGGCGATGGAACACGATCCCGATCCCGAGGTGCTCGACGCACTCTCCGGGGTCGAACCGCTCGAATCGCCCACTGGAATTCGGGTCCGCGAGCGGTGTCTCGCCACCGCCGACGCCGAGCGCCACGCCGCGGCCGAGGCCGCCTACCCCGAAATCTCGGTCGAGATCGTCGAGGACGCCCGCGGTCTCGCGGATCTCGCGACGGGCTACTCGACAGTTATTGTACTCGACGAGTCCTTCGCCGGGATCGACATCGCGGGTGACGTCCGAGTCGAACCCGACGCGCTCGAAAAACCCGCAATGGTGGTTCCCGAGCGGCTGCTCGCCTTTTTCGCCGAAAACCGCGATCGGCTCCGGGCGGCCGCCGCGGTCGCACGGGCCGCCGACCTCGATACCCCCTGCGATCTCGCGGTGCTCGACGACGCGCTTTCCCGGCTCGACGACGAGGGAAGCGTGGTACCCGACGACGAACTCGCGCGGCTGCGCCAGGCGGTCGACGATCTCGACGCGGCGGTCTCGACGGGTGAAAGCGTGGCGAACGACCGACTCCGTGAGGCGATCGAGGAGCGCGACGTCACCATCGAAGGATCGGACCTGCTCTCGCTCGTCGAGCAGGGCGCGGGGGTGGACTCGCTGCTCTCGCGCGAGCTCGAAGACGAACACGCCGCCGCGATCGAGGCCGCGCGCGAACACCTCGTCGACGCGCTTGCGCTCGACGCTGGCGAGGCAGAAATCGCCGCGCAGGCGTTCCCCGAGGAGCCCACCTTTCCCGTGGAGCACGACGAGGCGGTCGTGAGCCGGCTCCGCGAGGAGCTCACCGCCGCGCGCGACCGTCGAGCGACGCGGCTGAAACGCGACCTCGCGGCGGATCTCGCCGACTTGCGGGAGGACTGTGAGGAACTCGTCCACGCGGCGCTCGAACGCGACGTCGAACTCGCCGTCGCGCGCTTCGCTCGCGAGTTCGACTGCACGCTGCCCGAACTCGGCGGCAGCGGGGTCGCGATCGAGGCCGGCCGCTCGCCACTGCTCGACGTCTCCTTCGACGCGGTCGAGCCGATCGACTACGGAGTCGCGGGCCCGACGCTGCTCTCGGGGGTCAACAGTGGCGGGAAGACCTCGACCCTCGATCTCCTCGCGCTCGTTACGGTGCTCGCGCACATGGGGCTGCCCGTCCCCGCCGAGCGAGCCCGCGTCGAGCGCTACGACTCGCTGCACTATCAGGAGAAGAGCCAGGGCACTCTCGACGCGGGCGCGTTCGAGTCCACACTCCGGGAGTTCGCCGGCCTCGTCTCCGGAACGGGCCGGCGGCTCGTGCTGGTCGACGAGCTCGAAAGCATCACCGAACCAGGTGCGTCGGCCCGAATCATCGCTGGCATCCTCGAAGAACTCGCGGGCGGCGAGACCACGGCGGTGTTCGTCTCGCATCTCGCCGGCGAGATCCGCGAGGCCGCCGGCTTCGATATTCCTGTCGACGGCATCGAGGCGGTCGGGC
- the larE gene encoding ATP-dependent sacrificial sulfur transferase LarE: protein MNVEAKAAAVREDLAERDGVLIAFSGGVDSSVVAALAHDALGEDAVACTAKSETLPAAELDDAKRVTEEIGVRHEIVEFSELSSDEFVANDGDRCYHCRTMRLSAMFDAARELGITTVCDGTNASDPGEGHRPGLRAVEELNAYSPLLEHDITKEEVREIAREYGLSVADKPSMACLSSRIPTGLNVTEERLSRVEKAETLLRTWGFEQFRVRDHDGLARIEVAPEELERALDADFVRAAREHLTDIGFEHVTLDLHGYRTGSVSPEDDAAAETADGAGSDASGPVSGDLDLGAEYPTAED, encoded by the coding sequence ATGAACGTCGAGGCGAAAGCAGCCGCCGTCCGCGAGGATCTCGCCGAACGCGATGGGGTCTTGATCGCGTTTTCCGGTGGTGTGGATTCGAGCGTGGTCGCGGCGCTCGCCCACGACGCGCTCGGTGAGGACGCCGTGGCCTGCACCGCCAAAAGCGAAACGCTGCCGGCGGCCGAACTCGACGACGCGAAACGGGTCACGGAGGAGATCGGCGTTCGCCACGAGATCGTGGAGTTCTCGGAGCTCAGTAGTGATGAGTTCGTCGCGAACGACGGCGACCGGTGCTATCACTGCCGCACGATGCGGCTCTCGGCGATGTTCGACGCCGCGCGGGAGTTGGGAATCACGACGGTCTGTGACGGGACGAACGCCTCCGATCCCGGCGAAGGCCACCGGCCAGGTCTCCGCGCGGTCGAGGAACTGAACGCCTACTCCCCACTATTGGAACACGACATCACGAAGGAGGAGGTGCGAGAAATCGCCCGCGAGTACGGGCTCTCGGTCGCGGACAAACCTTCGATGGCGTGTCTCTCCTCGCGGATTCCCACGGGCCTGAACGTCACCGAGGAGCGCCTCTCGCGGGTCGAGAAGGCCGAAACCCTCCTTCGGACGTGGGGGTTCGAGCAGTTCCGAGTGCGCGATCACGACGGTCTCGCGCGTATCGAGGTCGCGCCCGAGGAGCTGGAGCGCGCGCTCGATGCCGACTTCGTTCGAGCAGCCCGCGAGCATCTCACCGACATCGGTTTCGAGCACGTCACACTCGATCTCCACGGCTACCGCACCGGGAGCGTCAGCCCGGAAGACGATGCGGCGGCCGAGACTGCGGATGGGGCAGGAAGCGACGCGTCGGGGCCCGTTTCGGGCGATCTCGATCTCGGTGCGGAGTACCCGACCGCCGAGGATTGA
- a CDS encoding histidine phosphatase family protein, whose protein sequence is MTVLLVRHGETPWNAARRVQGWAPVPLSERGREQATLVGDHLAATYDVDRFVASDLRRTRETAVLVHEAGVDVEPTFHRAWRERDFGVYQGLSYEALFETYPEFAVTESGIAALEAVPERGESLLDCRERVLAAFDRLVADTEDETVLIVTHGGPLYALLARLKGIDYVESIAGESQKNCAVNELRGDPDEGFAIVRENDTSYRE, encoded by the coding sequence ATGACCGTTCTCCTCGTCCGCCACGGTGAGACCCCGTGGAACGCGGCCCGACGAGTCCAGGGCTGGGCACCCGTTCCGCTCTCCGAACGGGGACGCGAGCAAGCCACGCTCGTCGGCGACCATCTCGCCGCAACGTACGACGTCGACCGTTTCGTCGCCTCCGACCTCCGGCGGACCCGTGAGACAGCGGTGCTCGTCCACGAAGCTGGCGTCGATGTCGAGCCGACGTTCCATCGGGCGTGGCGCGAGCGCGATTTCGGGGTGTACCAGGGGCTTTCCTACGAGGCGCTGTTCGAGACCTATCCCGAGTTCGCGGTCACCGAGTCCGGCATCGCGGCGCTCGAAGCCGTCCCCGAGCGCGGCGAGAGCCTGCTCGACTGCCGCGAGCGCGTACTCGCCGCGTTCGATCGTCTCGTCGCCGATACGGAGGACGAAACGGTCTTGATCGTCACTCACGGCGGACCGCTCTACGCGCTGCTCGCTCGTCTCAAAGGGATCGACTACGTGGAATCGATCGCCGGCGAGTCACAGAAAAACTGTGCAGTGAACGAACTCCGGGGCGATCCTGACGAGGGATTCGCGATCGTCCGAGAGAACGACACGAGCTACCGTGAGTGA
- a CDS encoding DUF7563 family protein: protein MPECQNCGAFVTAAYARVFTPSEVEDPRVCPQCEDKIRDGAEVRQARSTRRG, encoded by the coding sequence ATGCCTGAATGCCAGAACTGTGGTGCGTTCGTGACGGCGGCGTACGCCCGGGTTTTCACGCCGAGCGAAGTCGAGGACCCACGGGTGTGCCCGCAGTGTGAGGACAAGATCCGCGACGGCGCGGAAGTCAGGCAGGCGCGGTCGACGCGGCGCGGCTAG
- the glmM gene encoding phosphoglucosamine mutase, translated as MFGTSGIRGPVGETVTADLALAVGRAVGIDADSAVVGRDPRESGRLLTDALTAGLRESGTDVFDLGLAATPTVARAVGWHDADAGISVTASHNPAPDNGIKLWQPSGQAFDEAARKTIARRVREDETDLQAWDGLGDRTPTDAAERHVESLVEAVEIDDPLSVAVDLGNGAGGVTVDALQALGCAVETLNAQPDGGFPGRPSEPTAENCESLRRLVETTDADLGIAHDGDADRLRAATGAGEFLSGDVLLALFAREAVARSDIAEPRVAVPVDTSLAVDDALAPLGATVTHTKVGDVFVAERATEADVVFGGEPSGAWIWPAQTLCPDGPLAACRLAALAAERPLAERATEIETYPIRRANVETADKGGVMERVEERVIAEYDDVRTLDGVRADLGDAWFLVRASGTQPLVRITAEARDEARAEEVFESVREIVADAEN; from the coding sequence ATGTTCGGCACCAGCGGCATCCGTGGGCCAGTCGGTGAGACGGTGACGGCCGACCTCGCGCTTGCCGTCGGCCGTGCGGTCGGGATCGACGCCGACAGCGCCGTGGTCGGTCGCGACCCGCGCGAGAGCGGGCGGCTCCTCACCGACGCGCTGACCGCCGGCCTCCGCGAATCCGGCACTGATGTATTCGATCTGGGGCTTGCAGCCACTCCCACGGTGGCGCGCGCGGTCGGCTGGCACGACGCCGACGCCGGCATCTCGGTCACGGCGTCGCACAACCCCGCACCGGACAACGGGATCAAGCTCTGGCAGCCGAGCGGCCAGGCGTTCGACGAGGCCGCCCGCAAGACGATCGCCCGGCGCGTCCGTGAGGACGAGACCGATCTCCAGGCGTGGGACGGTCTCGGCGACCGCACCCCGACCGACGCCGCCGAGCGCCACGTCGAGTCGCTCGTGGAAGCAGTCGAGATCGACGACCCGCTCTCAGTCGCGGTCGACCTCGGCAACGGAGCCGGCGGCGTCACCGTCGACGCGCTCCAGGCCCTCGGCTGTGCAGTCGAGACGCTCAACGCCCAGCCTGATGGTGGGTTCCCGGGCCGGCCCTCCGAGCCGACCGCCGAGAACTGCGAGTCGCTTCGAAGACTGGTCGAAACGACGGACGCCGACCTCGGGATCGCCCACGACGGCGACGCCGATCGGCTGCGGGCGGCCACCGGTGCGGGCGAGTTCCTCTCCGGGGACGTCCTGCTTGCACTCTTTGCGCGCGAGGCGGTCGCGCGGAGCGATATCGCCGAACCGCGTGTTGCAGTTCCTGTCGACACGAGTCTCGCGGTCGACGATGCGCTCGCGCCGCTCGGAGCGACGGTCACCCACACGAAAGTCGGCGACGTGTTCGTGGCCGAGCGCGCGACCGAGGCGGACGTGGTGTTCGGCGGCGAACCGAGCGGCGCGTGGATCTGGCCCGCTCAGACCCTCTGTCCCGACGGTCCGCTCGCAGCCTGTCGCCTCGCGGCGCTCGCCGCCGAGCGTCCGCTGGCCGAGCGTGCTACCGAGATCGAAACCTACCCGATCCGGCGTGCGAACGTCGAGACCGCCGACAAGGGTGGCGTGATGGAGCGCGTCGAGGAGCGGGTGATCGCGGAGTACGACGACGTCCGAACGCTCGACGGCGTCCGCGCCGACCTCGGGGACGCGTGGTTTCTGGTGCGGGCGAGCGGGACCCAACCGCTCGTGCGGATCACTGCCGAGGCGCGCGACGAAGCACGTGCTGAGGAAGTCTTCGAGTCCGTCCGAGAAATCGTCGCCGACGCCGAGAACTAG
- a CDS encoding TAXI family TRAP transporter solute-binding subunit, whose product MTMDQKSPDRRNLLKILGSVAGVGGLAGCLGDSGNSSGGSGGGNDSGGGGGGGNGSGGSSGNNSGSGNGSDGSGGGGETGMVMLTSTSTTSAYAMSQGIAATVNQNNNTVNVDARPSEGTNANVGQLQRQAAQIVYIQNWTANKLREGQDPFSDLSFTPNQVHHLYDLGWFLCTGNQGWETVADIESGSRVSPTPRGSGTSEMLQQALGYATEDYERVSIDYGSQGSAMSAGRLDVGAGTFVNFSVEPGWLQEMKGTVDLRLLDFPDNVASKLRQDPAINVTDIDTSQFDGFAYAPDQLTTPSLSYNFIARNDFSYDAVYSYLETLHANREGLEEYNALLGPLADEQQFLANPYDMPFHPAAADFYEEIGIWNDDLTRGEE is encoded by the coding sequence ATGACAATGGATCAAAAAAGCCCCGATCGTCGTAACCTGTTGAAAATTCTCGGTAGCGTGGCCGGAGTGGGGGGACTTGCCGGCTGCCTCGGTGACAGTGGTAATAGCAGCGGCGGCAGTGGTGGTGGCAACGATAGTGGAGGCGGTGGCGGTGGTGGCAACGGTAGCGGCGGCAGCAGCGGGAACAACAGCGGTAGTGGCAACGGTAGCGACGGTAGTGGTGGCGGCGGGGAGACCGGAATGGTGATGCTCACCTCGACTTCGACCACCTCGGCCTACGCGATGAGCCAGGGCATCGCCGCAACCGTCAATCAGAACAACAACACGGTAAATGTCGACGCACGTCCAAGTGAAGGGACGAACGCGAACGTCGGCCAACTGCAGCGCCAGGCCGCCCAGATCGTCTACATCCAGAACTGGACAGCGAACAAGCTCCGGGAGGGCCAGGACCCCTTCTCGGACCTATCGTTCACCCCGAATCAGGTCCACCACCTCTACGATCTCGGCTGGTTTCTCTGTACCGGCAATCAGGGCTGGGAGACAGTCGCCGACATAGAGAGCGGCAGCCGGGTTTCGCCGACGCCTCGCGGGTCGGGGACCTCAGAGATGCTCCAGCAGGCGCTCGGTTACGCCACTGAGGATTACGAGCGTGTCAGTATCGACTACGGAAGTCAGGGCAGCGCGATGAGCGCGGGTCGGCTTGATGTCGGAGCCGGAACGTTCGTCAACTTCTCCGTCGAGCCAGGCTGGTTACAGGAGATGAAGGGAACTGTCGACCTCCGACTACTCGATTTCCCCGACAACGTCGCCTCGAAGCTCCGTCAGGACCCCGCAATCAACGTGACCGATATCGACACGAGCCAGTTCGATGGGTTCGCGTACGCGCCCGACCAACTGACGACGCCGTCGCTGTCGTACAACTTCATCGCGCGTAACGATTTCAGCTACGACGCGGTGTACAGCTATCTGGAGACGCTTCACGCCAACCGAGAAGGGTTGGAGGAGTACAACGCGCTGCTCGGCCCGCTAGCCGACGAACAGCAGTTCCTCGCCAACCCCTATGACATGCCGTTCCACCCAGCAGCGGCGGATTTCTACGAGGAGATCGGCATCTGGAACGACGACCTGACCAGAGGAGAAGAGTAA